A genomic region of Miscanthus floridulus cultivar M001 chromosome 3, ASM1932011v1, whole genome shotgun sequence contains the following coding sequences:
- the LOC136542489 gene encoding uncharacterized protein, which produces MRDFASCLSQSAVQVAHSSSSSGQNLVQCAYLARLRGKPCVVTVTWTKVASGQAFAIAIHDYSNRCLCKMEVKPWLFSKRKGSKVMELDSGSVEIIWDLSAAKFAAGPEPLGGFHVALLYDLEVVLVLGDLCKEEDHRVLSDALHSDAVMIARKEHVYAKKVYSAKARFLDIGQIHHISIECDTAGVTDPSLEIRIDKKKVLHVKRLAWKFRGNQTIYVDGLPVEVLWDVHDWLFGSSNGCAVFLFQSGHSMEKNLFRTCSQNEMEAQAHRFGFTLILKAWKTE; this is translated from the coding sequence ATGAGAGATTTTGCATCTTGCCTAAGCCAAAGCGCCGTCCAGGTTGCGCATTCCTCTTCCTCAAGTGGGCAGAACTTGGTGCAGTGTGCATACCTGGCACGCCTGCGCGGCAAGCCTTGCGTGGTCACCGTCACCTGGACCAAGGTGGCCTCGGGGCAGGCTTTCGCCATTGCCATCCATGACTACTCCAACCGTTGCCTCTGCAAGATGGAGGTTAAGCCCTGGCTGTTCTCCAAGAGGAAGGGTTCCAAGGTCATGGAATTGGATAGTGGCAGTGTGGAGATCATCTGGGACCTGTCAGCCGCAAAGTTTGCAGCTGGGCCAGAGCCACTCGGAGGCTTCCATGTTGCTCTACTCTATGATCTTGAAGTTGTCCTTGTTTTAGGCGACCTGTGCAAGGAGGAGGATCACCGGGTTCTGTCAGATGCTTTGCATTCTGATGCAGTCATGATAGCTAGGAAGGAGCACGTTTATGCGAAGAAGGTGTATTCCGCGAAAGCTCGATTTTTGGACATTGGTCAGATTCATCACATCTCCATAGAGTGCGACACGGCAGGGGTGACGGATCCCAGCCTAGAGATTAGGATTGACAAGAAGAAAGTGTTGCACGTGAAGAGGCTGGCATGGAAATTCAGAGGGAACCAGACTATCTATGTCGATGGACTTCCGGTGGAGGTGCTCTGGGATGTGCATGACTGGCTATTTGGTTCCTCGAATGGATGTGCTGTGTTTTTGTTTCAGTCTGGCCACTCCATGGAAAAAAATTTGTTCAGAACATGCTCACAGAATGAAATGGAGGCTCAAGCACATCGTTTTGGTTTCACATTGATATTAAAAGCATGGAAGACTGAGTAA
- the LOC136544465 gene encoding uncharacterized protein has product MAEYEALINDLHIAIELGIRWLDVRVDSQLVIDQVMKQSSYHNTKMVAYYQEVHQLENKFDGLELNHIPMHLNEAIDALAKMTSGQEPMSTGVFTNDQYKPSVHHEELEEIGDGPPTLGLGANHPVAPSNPEVMELDEDPAIEPDPLVDWRMPYLNYLLHEALPMDKMEARWPTHHAKSIALIKGELYKRSHTRILQHCIPIE; this is encoded by the coding sequence atggctgagtatgaggcactcatcaatgacctacacatcgccatcgagttgggtatccgatggctcgATGTCCGAgtcgactcccagctggtcatcgaccaagtcatgaagcaatccagctaccacaacaccaagatggttgCATATTACCAAGAAGTCCACCAACTAGagaacaagttcgatggtctcgagcttAATCACATCCCGATGCATCTCAACGAGGCGATCGATGCACTGGCAAAAATGACGTCCGGCCAAGAGCCGATGTCGACGGGCGTCTTCACCaatgatcagtacaagccctcggtccaccACGAGGAGCTAGAAGAGATCGGTGATGGGCCGCCTACCCTGGGCTTAGGGGCTAACCATCCAGTGGCTCCATCcaaccctgaagtcatggagcttgatgaggatccagcgatagagcctgaccctctggtcgattggaggatgccttacctcaactacctcctccatgaggcactaccgatggacaaaatggaggctcggtggCCCACGCATCATGCCAAGTCCATTGCCCTTATTAAGGGcgagctctacaagcgaagccacactaggatcctacaacATTGCATCCCCATTGAatga
- the LOC136547005 gene encoding uncharacterized protein, with amino-acid sequence MTHFPVCVVHSKNVRDPYPPFSNSGRTEIHILLSPFPIHGVVAQHGLVAAGLRTQLRRRGGAGRGHARPAGGRHHHSAERRAGHGGGRHRAAAGRARGPCGRRVVAVPVAVDQADLVAPAAAVLAGAQGGGHVHHAPVLAGPHQALRPHPEPRGRAGASAAGAVVRHRVGPRRKAAAHALRRAQGTPRPPLHQQQQGQQRLDGDAGQLRPPRPIPRPPAADFTSQSRI; translated from the coding sequence ATGACGCATTTCCCGGTTTGCGTGGTGCACAGTAAAAACGTACGTGACCCATATCCTCCTTTCTCCAACAGCGGGCGCACCGAGATCCATATCCTCCTTTCCCCTTTCCCCATTCACGGTGTGGTCGCTCAGCACGGGCTCGTCGCCGCGGGGCTCCGAACGCAGCTCCGACGACGGGGAGGAGCTGGTCGAGGTCACGCTCGACCTGCAGGAGGACGACACCATCATTCTGCGGAGCGTCGAGCCGGCCACGGCGGGGGCCGCCACCGGGCTGCCGCTGGGCGCGCGCGGGGACCATGCGGGCGGCGCGTCGTCGCGGTCCCGGTCGCCGTCGATCAGGCGGACCTCGTTGCACCGGCTGCTGCAGTTCTCGCAGGAGCTCAAGGCGGAGGCCATGTCCATCACGCGCCAGTTCTCGCAGGACCTCACCAAGCGCTTCGGCCGCACCCAGAGCCGCGCGGAAGGGCAGGGGCATCAGCAGCAGGAGCCGTCGTCAGGCATCGAGTCGGCCCTCGCCGCAAGGCGGCAGCGCACGCGCTCCGGCGCGCACAAGGCACtccgcggcctccgcttcatcagcAGCAACAAGGCCAACAACGCCTGGATGGAGATGCAGGCCAACTTCGACCGCCTCGCCCGATTCCGCGCCCACCCGCGGCGGATTTCACCTCCCAGTCGCGGATCTAG
- the LOC136542488 gene encoding amine oxidase [copper-containing] alpha 2, peroxisomal-like encodes MAQMSHRAAMLPLLVAAVLSVTAAASAASSRSNPHPLDPLTPEEVTAVRAAVLASPLVPARPLTFHYVGLDEPDKADVLAYAYGGTGTGGLSSRPPLPRRALVIARAGGQSHELRVDIASNGTSATVLSHAVHRGAGFPILTLEEQFAAVALPPAYPPFVDSVRRRGVDMDDVLCAVFPVGWFGGGGAGAGAPKRVAKMLCFVAGPTANFYARPIEGVTMVVDLDSMAIVGYRDRVTYPVPKAEGTDYRAGKTGPPLAGLQLAPGVAVQPEGRGFHIDGHVVRWANWEFHVGFDMRAGTVISLASVHDADAGTRRRVLYRGFVSEVFVPYMDPVEEWYYRTFLDAGEYGLGLWAFPLQPGADCPANAAYFDGSYAGQDGKPVSGENRICVFERYAGDVAWRHTEAGFPDRLITEVRPDVTLVVRMVVSPGNYDYILDWEFKTSGSIKFVVSLTGLLEVKGTSYTHADELTADAHGSLVSENTLAIYHDHYVTYHLDLDIDGTNNSFVKNIITARRNTGDPATGGADTPRRSYWTVRREVAETESDGQADVNAGPADLLFVNPGKKTRMGHEVGYRLIPSGATAASVLADDDYPQRRASYTKKQVWVTPYSKAEKWASGLYADQSTGADSLTAWSRRNRGIRDEDIVLWYTLGLHHIPYQEDFPVMPTLSGGFELRPSNFFERNPILRIRPPSPHGASANCSCYSR; translated from the exons ATGGCCCAAATGTCACACCGGGCAGCTATGCTTCCTCTCCTCGTCGCCGCCGTGCTGTCCGTCACCGCCGCGGCGTCGGCGGCCTCCTCCCGTTCCAACCCCCACCCGCTGGACCCCCTCACCCCTGAGGAGGTTACGGCGGTCCGTGCCGCGGTGCTCGCCTCCCCGCTCGTCCCCGCCCGCCCGCTCACCTTCCACTACGTCGGCCTCGACGAGCCCGACAAGGCCGACGTCCTCGCGTACGCCTACGGCGGCACTGGCACCGGGGGCTTGTCCTCGCGTCCGCCCCTGCCGCGACGGGCGCTCGTGATCGCCCGCGCGGGCGGGCAGTCCCACGAGCTCCGcgtggacatcgccagcaacggcACCTCCGCCACCGTCCtctcccacgccgtccaccgcggcGCGGGCTTCCCGATTCTCACGCTCGAGGAGCAGTTCGCGGCGGTGGCGCTGCCGCCCGCGTACCCACCGTTCGTGGACTCCGTGCGGCGCCGCGGGGTGGACATGGACGACGTGCTCTGCGCGGTGTTCCCCGTCGGCtggttcggcggcggcggcgccggggccGGGGCGCCCAAGCGGGTGGCGAAGATGCTGTGCTTCGTGGCCGGCCCCACGGCCAACTTCTACGCGCGGCCGATCGAGGGCGTCACCATGGTGGTGGACCTCGACTCCATGGCCATCGTCGGGTACAGAGACCGGGTGACGTACCCCGTGCCCAAGGCCGAGGGCACGGACTACCGGGCGGGCAAGACCGGGCCGCCGCTCGCCGGGCTGCAGCTGGCGCCGGGTGTCGCCGTGCAACCGGAGGGCAGGGGCTTCCACATTGACGGCCACGTCGTCAG GTGGGCCAACTGGGAGTTCCACGTGGGCTTCGACATGCGCGCGGGCACGGTCATCTCGCTGGCCTCGGTCCACGACGCCGACGCCGGCACGCGGCGCCGGGTGCTGTACCGCGGCTTCGTCTCGGAGGTCTTCGTGCCGTACATGGACCCGGTCGAGGAGTGGTACTACCGCACGTTCCTGGACGCCGGCGAGTACGGCCTGGGCCTCTGGGCGTTCCCGCTCCAGCCCGGCGCCGACTGCCCCGCCAACGCCGCCTACTTCGATGGCTCCTACGCCGGGCAGGACGGCAAGCCCGTCAGCGGCGAGAACAGGATCTGCGTGTTCGAGCGGTACGCCGGCGATGTCGCGTGGCGCCACACCGAGGCCGGGTTCCCGGACCGATTG ATCACGGAGGTCCGGCCTGACGTGACCTTGGTGGTGAGGATGGTGGTGTCGCCCGGCAACTATGACTACATTCTGGACTGGGAGTTCAAGACCAGCGGCTCCATCAAATTCGTG GTGTCTCTCACCGGCCTCCTGGAGGTGAAAGGGACGTCGTACACGCACGCCGACGAGCTCACGGCGGACGCGCACGGCTCGCTGGTCTCCGAGAACACGCTCGCCATCTACCACGACCACTACGTCACGTACCACCTGGACCTGGACATCGACGGCACCAACAACTCCTTCGTCAAGAACATCATCACCGCCAGGCGCAACACGGGGGACCCGGCCACGGGCGGCGCCGACACGCCGAGGCGGAGCTACTGGACGGTGCGGCGCGAGGTGGCGGAGACGGAGTCCGACGGGCAGGCGGACGTCAACGCCGGGCCCGCCGACCTGCTGTTCGTGAACCCTGGCAAGAAGACCCGGATGGGGCACGAGGTCGGGTATCGCCTCATCCCGTCGGGGGCGACGGCGGCGTCCGTGCTGGCGGACGATGACTACCCGCAGCGGCGGGCGAGCTACACCAAGAAGCAGGTGTGGGTGACACCGTACAGCAAGGCCGAGAAGTGGGCGTCCGGGCTGTACGCCGACCAGAGCACCGGGGCCGACAGCCTGACGGCGTGGAGCAGGAGGAACAGAGGGATCAGGGACGAGGACATCGTGCTGTGGTACACGCTGGGGCTGCATCACATACCCTACCAGGAGGACTTCCCGGTGATGCCCACGCTGAGTGGCGGCTTCGAGCTCCGGCCATCCAACTTCTTCGAGAGGAACCCGATTCTCAGGATCAGACCACCCAGCCCGCACGGCGCCTCCGCCAATTGCTCGTGCTATTCCAGGTGA